aaaataaaataaaaaaataaaaataaacggcGCCAGAGTAAAACGGGTGGAAGATGCTCGACCTGTTCCACGCTGCAGGGGGGGCCCCGGTACCGTTTGGGCCCCACGAACTGGACCGGCGACGCCCTCTGGCTGAACATCGGGTCCGTCAGAATGTTCAGTCCGTCCATTTCCACCAGAACCGTCGCGTGACCCAACCAGGTGACCCTCAGGCCGGGCCCGGGGTCGGAGAGGTCAGGGTTCTGGACGAAGTCGGGTTCCATCACTGGGAGCTCACTGTCCAGGGCCTGAGGGGGGGAGGACGAGGGCGGGGTCCAGATAAAGCCGCGTCGTCATGGTGACCCGATGGACGCCCGAGGAACGAATGCCGACCTCTTTACTCGGTACGTTGCTGTGGTTCTTGTCCAACAGCAGGAACCTGAGCAGGGCGGCGTAGGACGGGAACCGCCACGTCGGCCACGGGTTGGTCCAGCGGCCATTTTTGTCCCGGCAGGAATGCGTCACGTCCTCCTGGACGTTAAGTGAGGACGACGTGAaggtggagacggttgggtgcGTGCGTCTagggcagggggcggggctttaaGGGAAAGGTGTTTACCTCCAGCCGGTGGTCCAGACGGAAGCTCTTGCGGGATGAGCgagaggagctgctcctcctcggggTCCGAGGATCCACCGCTCCTCCCTCGGCACCTCTCGGGACGCCGACGTTCTGGAgcacacagaggggggggggggggggggggggggtcgttcacCTGAGAATGACTCGAGCCACAAGGGGCGGAGCCTGCTTCTCACCTCCATCGGGCTTCGGCGTGACGGCTGATCCGCGGTCTCGCCGCCGCGCCTGCAGCAAACGTGGACTCTTCTTATTTCCTGTTTGAAATCAGTTGAAGgtattgacacacacacacacacacacacacacgtgcacacacacacacacacacacaagaatgaCACATTCCTTGCGAAATGAAGTGAGGGAATTATATATTTAACTATTACTACTATATCTTATCGCAGTAGAATCTGTCCTGTGCGAGTagtaatatataaaatataaaagtacCACTGCTCAGAAAGAGCTCACCAAAGTCGAGGAAGTTATTACAAGCGACATTACAGACCCGAAACGGGGAGGAGAACTTACGTGAAgccgtgaacgcagcacgacAGCCTGTTTGTCTTTAGCGACGAGACACGTTTGCTGCGTTCGCGCTAGCCGTGTAGCTCACCGGGTTAACCTGCGCTGGCTCTGCGAACATTTCCGACGCGGTTTGCGTTAAAACAGAACATTAGACTCCCCCAAAACGCAAACGTAAAGCCCGGATACAGTAAATACCGCAGCagacgtgtgttttttttaaaaatctcttAACACGGCGAGTTTAGGTGCTGCGGGACGGATAATTATCATTTGGGCACCACGAACTCGTTTCTGTGACGTCAGTGATTAAGCCCCCTGGTCACGTGACCGCGCGAGGAAGtcggaaaaaaaagaatgaaaacataacatttttttttgtaggtcAATAATGATAAATGGAAGAATAATATAAGTTAGCAAATTTGTGAGCCGACACTTAATTTTGTATTTAAGCTACATTTTTTCCTCTTATTAATTCAAGTAATTTTGGAAGaacaatttgtttttccaaCACGGCCTCTTTTGTTTACATCATATCTTGATTTTTAAATGTAGCATCTTCTTTTAGTATTTCAGAAGTCCGTCTTTATATGCAGAAGTACTTATGGCGTCATGATTTTATATCATTTTAAACTGCGCTAGAGAGAGGAACAAACCTGCAACTCCGCCCCCTGGCGGGCGACAGCGGAAGGGATTTCAAACCGAGCAGGCAGACTAAACTCTCTCAGTTGACTCGTGTATTTAAAAAGCCGGCTGGTACAAACCGGCAGGAACCACACAGGCCTACAGAGTGTCGTCTCCATTCCAGGTCTTCGTTTTCGACCATATTTGCTGCAGAGTTTTAATAAAAAGCAGCCAAAGGACGACGAGCGTCCGCCACGCGGCAGAAGTTATTATATGAACTTCCTGCCTGAGGCTTTCAGGGACTCTCGGGAAATCTGAGACTTTCACCTCGTAATTGACTTAAATTAAAATCGTCCAGGAAAAACGTCGTTATATACATAAGCGCAATTTTTCAATCGCCATATTTCATCCCATCTAAACTGCTGCAACAGAAGAAAGTTAGAGAAGTAGCACTAACAGATTTATTTGATAACACAATGACACGCGTAACTAATCACAACACGAAACGGCTGGTAGCACATTTCTCAATGCTCCTTGTGatctccgtcctcctccagcctcctgaTCTCAGACTTCAGGTGGTTGATATTCTCCCTGCTTGCTTTGAGCTTCTCTTTCAGCTCTGTGATCTCCTGACTGGTTCTCTTCTTTGCTGCTTCGATCTTCTCCTTGGTTCTCAGCTCCAGCTCACCGactgcagacacagagacacacgaaACAAGATGACACCTAATCCAAGCATCACGCAGGGGATgtaatataatgttttttttgattGATTGTGACTTTACATACATTCTGTCTCATGCTTGTACGCTCCCAGAGTAAGTTGTCTCGATGTGGTCAGGAGCTGCTGCATCATGGCCGTCGGATCCTGGAAGATCTGAACATTACAATAAAGAGTTAATTGCATCTCTTTGTCTCATAAGACTCCCAATTCTAAGATAAAcctacaaaaaaagaaaaacgataAAACCACTGATCCCATGTGCATTACCATTTGCATGTGATGCCATTTAAATGTTATAGGTAACATCTCCAACCCGGCGAGCATACCATTTCATCATAGAATTCGGAGACGACCGTCTTCTTAGGCATGGCGCTGGAGTCCGACTGGAACAGCTTCAAGAGATGGTAGAGCGTCACCTAAGGCGTAAACCAGCGTAAGCGTTCACACACAAGGACGCAATGAAAACGCTGGACGGACTCTTtactaaacaggacaaaacCTCACCGTTCTCTCATTGGGGTCGATGAAGAAGATCTTGATGATGATCTCAAACTCCCCCCAGCCTGTCTCTGCAATCTCATAGGGAGGCTTGGTCaccactgaaaacaaacaaaagacgaGCAACGGCGAATTCTCTCAATGAATGATGGGATTTCGAAGCTTTCACGAGGCGAGCATAAAGCACGCACAGCGTGTCGAATTCTTCTTCTCACCTCTCAGTGGGTTACCGTAGCTCTCGTGTAGCTTGAATTGAATCTTCTTCACATAGGCAGACATATCCTGAAAAAGGTTTCATGCATTTTAAGTATATATTGCATAAAAGCTTGTGTCCGATGATTAACAATTGGATCGGAGTATCTGACCTCATTTCTGTAAGGCTTCACGTAGACAGACCAGTGATGCGTGTgtccatcctcctctctctttttcccaAAGTAGCGAGCAACGTTCCCGAACACGATAGGCTTCACAATCGTTACTCCCTGTATGGCGATAACAGAGAAATTAATAAATacgggataaaaaaaaaaaaaaaaaaaaaaggctatttTGGTTTGTACGAGACGAAATAAAATTATTAGAAAGCATGAACCCGGATGTGGTCATCTGTCTACAAAATAAGAGTGCCAAAGAGAATTCCATCCAGACAACACAACACTCTATTCTATTCAGACCTTGGCGCTCTTGTTTTGTAGTTAGATATTCACATCCGGTGTCTggaaacaaataataaagacCCAATGAAACAATTGGTCCGTTTTCTGGTGATTTCAGTCACACTAATCAAAACAgaggcacaaaaacacaaccccAACCCCGTAATTCCGG
This portion of the Brachionichthys hirsutus isolate HB-005 chromosome 22, CSIRO-AGI_Bhir_v1, whole genome shotgun sequence genome encodes:
- the yeats4 gene encoding YEATS domain-containing protein 4 gives rise to the protein MFKKMAEFGPDSGGRVKGVTIVKPIVFGNVARYFGKKREEDGHTHHWSVYVKPYRNEDMSAYVKKIQFKLHESYGNPLRVVTKPPYEIAETGWGEFEIIIKIFFIDPNERTVTLYHLLKLFQSDSSAMPKKTVVSEFYDEMIFQDPTAMMQQLLTTSRQLTLGAYKHETEFGELELRTKEKIEAAKKRTSQEITELKEKLKASRENINHLKSEIRRLEEDGDHKEH